The following proteins are co-located in the Apis mellifera strain DH4 linkage group LG9, Amel_HAv3.1, whole genome shotgun sequence genome:
- the LOC725842 gene encoding elongation of very long chain fatty acids protein 6-like → MKNLSYTEVVTTPNYLYVFNFEKNFVYMETKKWMQNNLTNSIYYCIIYVILVFGGKYYMLKRQRFNLRGALVLWSSLLSLFSIIGLSRTLPEMIHILTYHGFYHSVCIPSFIEQDVVSGFWAWMFALSKLLEFGDTIFIVLRKQELIFLHWYHHITVFLYTWFSYADNIASARWFMVLNYFVHSIMYSYYALKAMRYKTPVFIPMLITILQITQMILGCIISIVSYHYLESHKECKNSRIHMIFSILMYLSYFILFCKFFYKSYIDKNGKFQKKMTINGTMDHKKFKAN, encoded by the exons atgaaaaatctgtCTTATACTGAAGTGGTTACCACacctaattatttatatgtttttaacttcgagaaaaatttcgtttatatgGAAACTAAAAAATGgatgcaaaataatttgacgaatagtatttattattgtattatttatgttattctaGTCTTTGGTGGGAAATATTACATGTTAAAGAGACAAAGGTTTAATCTCAGAGGTGCACTTGTATTGTGGAGTTCATTGCTTTCATTGTTCTCCATTATTGGACTATCTAGAACATTACCAGAAATGATTCATATATTAACGTATCACGGTTTTTATCATAGTGTTTGTATACCTAG cTTTATTGAACAGGACGTAGTATCTGGTTTTTGGGCATGGATGTTTGCTCTATCAAAACTTTTGGAATTTGGCGATACAATCTTTATAGTGTTACGAAAGcaggaattaattttcttgcatTGGTATCATCACATAACagtttttctttatacatGGTTCTCATATGCAGACAATATTGCATCCGCGAGATGGTTTAtggtgttaaattattttgtgcaTTCCATAATGTATAGTTATTATGCTCTGAAAGCAATGAGATACAAAACACCAGTATTCATTCCAATGTTAATTACCATTCTACAAATAACTCAAATGATTTTAGGTTGCATTATAAGTATTGTGAGTTATCACTATTTGGAAAGCCAtaaagaatgtaaaaattcgCGTATACATATGATTTTTAGTATACTTATGTATCTTagttatttcattcttttttgcaaattcttttacaaatcttatattgacaaaaatggtaaatttcaaaagaaaatgacTATAAACGGAACAATGGATCATAAAAAGTTCAAAGCTAACTGA
- the LOC113219003 gene encoding elongation of very long chain fatty acids protein 6-like → MKNLSYTEIVTTPNYSYIFNFEKNFLHTKNRIWMQNNLTSSYYYCIIYIIIIFNGKYYMAKRPRFNLRGPLILWSSLLSLFSIIGVFRTLPEMIHILTHHGFYHSVCIPSFIEQDVVCGFWSWMFALSKLLEFGDTIFIVLRKQELIFLHWYHHITVLLYSWFSYSEHTASARWFMVLNYFVHSIMYGYYALKAMRYKIPKFISISITILQIIQMIIASIINIAVYQYLKNQKECNVSHKNIIFSLFIYITYFILFCKFFYESYIKSHKFKEKITNERENYNKFKTN, encoded by the exons atgaaaaatctatctTATACTGAAATAGTTACCACACctaattattcgtatatttttaatttcgaaaaaaatttccttcatACGAAAAACAGAATATGGATGCAAAATAACTTAACCagtagttattattattgtattatttatattatcataatatttaatgggAAGTATTACATGGCAAAGAGACCAAGATTTAATCTCAGAGGACCACTTATATTATGGAGTTCATTACTTTCATTGTTTTCCATTATTGGAGTATTTAGAACATTACCAGAAATGATTCATATATTAACACATCACGGTTTTTATCATAGTGTTTGTATACCTAG cTTTATTGAACAGGACGTAGTATGTGGTTTTTGGTCATGGATGTTTGCTCTATCAAAACTTTTGGAATTTGGCGAcacaatatttatagtattacgaaaacaagaattaattttcctacACTGGTATCATCACATAACAGTTCTTCTTTATTCATGGTTCTCATATTCAGAACATACTGCATCTGCGAGGTGGTTTAtggtgttaaattattttgtgcaTTCCATAATGTATGGTTATTATGCTCTGAAAGCAATGAGATACAAAAtaccaaaatttatttcaatatcaattactattctacaaataatacaaatgattATAGCttccattataaatattgccgtttatcaatatttgaaaaaccAGAAAGAATGTAACGTCTCgcataaaaacattatatttagtttgtttatatatattacctattttattctcttttgtaAATTCTTTTACGAATCTTACATTAAGAgccataaatttaaagaaaaaattacaaacgaaagagagaattaTAACAAGTTCAAAACTAATTAA